The following coding sequences lie in one Nycticebus coucang isolate mNycCou1 chromosome 20, mNycCou1.pri, whole genome shotgun sequence genomic window:
- the LOC128572833 gene encoding H2B.U histone 2 gives MPEPSRSAPAPKKGSKKAITKAQKKDGKKRKRGRKESYSIYVYKVLKQVHPDTGISSKAMGIMNSFVNDIFERIASEASRLAHYNKRSTITSREVQTAVRLLLPGELAKHAVSEGTKAVTKYTSSK, from the coding sequence ATGCCGGAGCCTTCCAGGTCGGCTCCGGCGCCCAAGAAGGGTTCCAAGAAGGCCATCACCAAGGCCCAGAAGAAGGACGGTAAGAAGCGCAAGCGCGGCCGCAAGGAGAGCTACTCCATCTATGTGTACAAGGTGCTGAAGCAGGTGCATCCAGACACCGGCATCTCCTCCAAGGCCATGGGCATCATGAACTCCTTTGTCAACGACATCTTCGAGCGTATTGCCAGCGAGGCCTCTCGCCTGGCGCACTACAACAAGCGCTCCACCATCACGTCCCGCGAGGTGCAGACGGCCGTGCGCTTGCTGCTTCCCGGAGAGCTGGCCAAGCACGCTGTGTCTGAGGGTACCAAGGCTGTCACCAAGTACACCAGCTCCAAGTGA
- the RNF187 gene encoding E3 ubiquitin-protein ligase RNF187, which translates to MQDENARGTSTQGVERTAARTPPRARARARVPGIGVVVVVVPVLVLPASSRQSPSRPRPSTPTPSRAPPPAALALPAGPAEAACALCQRVPREPVRADCGHRFCRACVVRFWAEEDGPFPCPECADDCWQRAVEPGRPPLSRRLLALEEAAAAPARDGPASEAALQLLCRADAGPLCAACRMAAGPEPPEWEPRWRKALRGKENKGSVEIMKKDLNDARDLHGQAESAAAVWKGHVMDRRKKALTDYKKLRAFFAEEEEHFLQESEKEEGLPEDELADPAERFRSLLQAVSELERKHRNLGLSMLLQ; encoded by the exons ATGCAGGATGAGAATGCCAGGGGCACATCTACGCAAG GGGTGGAGCGCACGGCTGCCAGAACTCCGCCCCGTGCGCGCGCTCGCGCGCGCGTCCCCGGCATTGGCGTCGTAGTCGTCGTCGTCCCGGTCCTCGTTCTCCCTGCCAGCTCTCGGCAGTCCCCCAGCCGCCCCCGGCCCTCTACACCCACGCCCTCTCGGGCCCCGCCGCCCGCAGCCCTGGCGCTCCCCGCTGGTCCCGCCGAGGCCGCCTGCGCCCTGTGCCAGCGCGTGCCCCGGGAGCCAGTGCGCGCCGACTGCGGCCATCGCTTCTGCCGGGCTTGCGTGGTGCGCTTCTGGGCCGAGGAGGACGGGCCTTTCCCGTGCCCCGAGTGCGCCGACGACTGCTGGCAGCGGGCAGTGGAGCCCGGCCGTCCACCGCTCAGCCGCCGGCTGCTGGCGCTCGAGGAGGCGGCTGCGGCGCCCGCACGAGACGGGCCGGCCAGCGAGGCCGCGCTGCAGCTGCTGTGCCGCGCCGACGCCGGGCCGCTGTGCGCCGCCTGCCGCATGGCTGCTGGCCCCGAGCCGCCCGAGTGGGAGCCGCGTTGGAGGAAGGCCCTGCGTGGCAAG GAGAACAAGGGATCTGTGGAAATCATGAAAAAAGACTTGAACGATGCCCGGGACCTACATGGCCAAGCAGAGTCAGCGGCTGCCGTATGGAAG GGACATGTGATGGACCGCAGGAAGAAGGCCCTGACTGACTACAAGAAGCTTCGGGCCTTCTTTGCTGAAGAGGAGGAGCACTTCCTGCAGGAGTCTGAGAAAGAGGAGGGGCTCCCAGAGGATGAGCTGGCTGACCCTGCAGAGCGGTTCCGGTCCCTGCTTCAGGCCGTGTCGGAGTTGGAGAGGAAGCACCGTAACCTGGGCCTGAGCATGCTGCTGCAG TGA